In Pelorhabdus rhamnosifermentans, the DNA window GAAACCTTCCTCAAATATGCTGAAGCAATCGGTCTTACCGTAGATGTTGACTTCCATCACCAGCATGATGAATGTGCTTTTTAAAACAACTCTTCCCGTTCCATAATGCTTTGAATTTCGATATCCTAATATTCATTAATCGTACCACAGGCTGCTTACAGTACAGCAAAGATTAAAAACCACTTTTAGCGCTATTCACACAACGCCAGTAAATTACACCTGGCTCTGTGATATCAGCCTATACTGTAGAACCCTTCCTGCAAGTATAATGAAGCAATCGTACTTAGCGTGACAGAAAAAAACCTTGTTAACTCCCTCCACAAAGAAGGGAGTTAACAAGAAAGGTGGTGAATTTTATGGGTAGCAGGAAATGTCGTCTTGAGAATGAAGCTCAAAGAAGGCAACAAGCCGTAATTGATAGACAAAACCGAATAACCGAACGCCAAACTATAGTCCCAATCGTAAAAAAATTTCTCAATGATTGTACTGAACACTTTCAGTACATGAGTCATGAACAAGCTGAAAAACTCAGCAAATTTCAGCAAGAATGTTATGCGGCAGAGATTGTTCGAAAACAGCAGGCATTAGAAGAAATTACAGAAAGAAAAACACTAATACACCATTTTCTTGAACAATCTCAAACTGCGCGTGCTGAGACAAGTCACGCTTTACGTGGAAAAATAATGGCCTTCGTTAATAATGAGCGTCAGGAAACAGCTAACTTATTAGATTCATTTCAAGCAGAACGCCAGGAATTTATACCAGGGCAGCGTAAATTCCTGACTGACTTTATCGAAAATCTCAAAGTCCAAGAACTAGAACGACGCCGATGTACTCGAAAATATCTCTATGAATTATTGATCTAAATTTTTAATAGGGAATATAATCTATATTCATTGGTAATTCTCCTTCCTGCTGCTTGTAGGAAGATTTTTTTAATGTAAAAGAGACACAGACTACCACAAAACACCCGGAACAAAGACTCTCATATTAATTTTAGGAGGTATATATATGTCTGAAACTGAAAAAAAAGCTAATTTTGATATTTCTCCATCTGATCGTACCGAAGCAGGATACGGTAAACCGTCCATTTATTCCCACCCCCATCCCCAAACAGGTGATTCATGCTTCTTTGAATTACCGCCAATAGCAATTGATCAACCTTGTGATAGTCACCCTAGAGTATATTGGCAAGCCACAGATGATGTAGATGTTTTTATATGGATAAACAACAAGGGCCGTTGTATCATGAAAGTTCTGATTGCAGAATCCGGCTGCAAACCCCCTATAACTGATAATGTTTTTCCCGGCCAGTCAAAACTATTTTCCAGTAATTGTTTAAAAAAATTCGCCATTGAATGTTGTGAATGTGAGCCTGTAAATGTAAATTGCCTTGGCATTGCAAGAATTTTTGTAAAATGTTAATCCTGTCTACTATCAAAGTCCGCATTTCCAATTATGACGATACTACAAATTTCAGAAATGCCCTTAGCGGTAGTAAAGACATTTTCCCCCCGCATGCATATAATACAATGAAAGTTACCTAATATGATGTCGTCATATACCTTGCTCCTACTAATACTAAAGGAGGTGAAAAAATGGCAGTTAGAACAGCAATGGCATCCTCCAGCCTGGTTGAAGTCGTTGACCGCATCCTGGATAAAGGAATCGTGATAGACGCATGGGCTCGTGTTTCACTTGTTGGGATTGAACTATTAGCTATTGAGGCGCGGGTAGTAATTGCTTCCGTAGAAACCTTCCTCAAATATGCTGAAGCAATCGGTCTTACCGTAGATGTTGACTCCCACCACCAGCATGATGAATGTGCTTTTTAAAATAGTTTTCCCGTTCCAGAATACATTAAATATGCACCGTCCGCTATACGAAAGAAAAGGGCTGCCCTGAAAGCTTCTCGAAGAAAGTAAAAAAGGATATAACAAATAAGCCTACCAAATTGGTAGGCTCATTTGGATTAATGCATCCGTCATAAAAACTATCAGCCATCCATTGTTGCATACATTCGGTTAAGCAGGTTGAAACCATATGGCTTTCGCGTAACAAATGCAATGGCATCCGCCAGCCTGGTTGAAGATGTTCACTCCCATCACCAGCATGATGAATGTGCTTTTTAAAACAACTCTTCCCGTTCCATAATACTTTGAATTTCAATACCTTAATAGTTCCCACGCACCGTACATACAATTAAGTTTTAGCTGCCTACAGTAAGGAATGGAAGTGCTTTTGGAGTGTTCTTCACTCCGTTGGTCATAGCGCCAGATTGTATTTAAATTATATCTGGCGCTATGATATCAACCTATTTTCTACACATCACTTTGGCTAAAAATAACTTTGAATAATATTCATCATTACCATTATACGGCATACAATGTAATAGAGTTTTCTCTAACTCATAGAGTTTTCTCTAAATATTTTTCAAAAAGGAGGATTTTTATGCCTATTTTAAAAGGTATTGAAAGAGTATTTAATTATCAAGCCAATACTATCATATCTCCGCCCTTCCCTATCAATTTGCCAGCTGCTAGTACGGTGTCATTAGCCACCCTTGCCATACCTGTACACCATGCCGCCTATCTGGTACGGGCCGTAATCAACTGGGGCGCCACTTTTACGCCGCTTGCCACCCCGATTGTGCTTACCGCGCCTGGATTTGCTCAGGTACAATTTCAAATATTAAGAGACGGCACTCCCATTGAAATCGTAACCCAAACAGCAGGCCAAACAGGTACCCTGATCGGCATCGGCACCTTCGCTACTGCCGTCTCAACTTACGAGATTGCTGCAATGCAAATTTTAGGTCCCGGCTCGCTTTGTTCTTGTGTTGGAAATCCATGTTCCACATTTGAACTGCGTGCGACCAATATCACTTTGCAAGCACCGCTAAGTACTGCTGCCGCCGTGGCCGGAACTACAACAGCCGCCGTCGGACTTGTATCTCTGACCATCGAAGAAATAGAACCTTGCAGAACCGAGTCCGATAAAGCCTAAAAATCCATGCCTATATCAGTCCTGAAACAAGCGCAACCACATGGTTGTGCTTGTTTCAGTTTTTCATATTGTCGAATAACTTCAATAATTTTACAAATTATATAAAATTGGCTATAAAGAACTAATTACTAAGCCATTATCACCTTCCCGAATATTGCCAAACTTTGTAGCAAGACCTTCCACTGCTACTAACATTCCAATCATTATATTTGCCGGTAATAAAGACACTTTGCGCTCCTCTGGCATATAATATAGTGCTAGTTACCGTAATATAGCACCATCATACCTCGTCATTTTACCTAGATTAAAGGAGATGAAAAAAATGGCCGTTAGAACAGCAATGGCATCCTCCAGCCTAGTTGAAGTCGTTGATCGCATCCTGGATAAAGGAATCGTGATAGACGCCTGGGCTCGTGTTTCACTCGTTGGGATTGAACTATTAGCTATTGAGGCGCGGGTAGTAATTGCTTCCGTAGAAACCTTCCTCAAATATGCTGAAGCAATCGGTCTTACCGTAGATG includes these proteins:
- the gvpA gene encoding gas vesicle structural protein GvpA — protein: MAVRTAMASSSLVEVVDRILDKGIVIDAWARVSLVGIELLAIEARVVIASVETFLKYAEAIGLTVDVDSHHQHDECAF
- the gvpA gene encoding gas vesicle structural protein GvpA, with translation MAVRTAMASSSLVEVVDRILDKGIVIDAWARVSLVGIELLAIEARVVIASVETFLKYAEAIGLTVDVDFHHQHDECSQYQHDECAF